The proteins below are encoded in one region of Candidatus Cloacimonadota bacterium:
- a CDS encoding YbhB/YbcL family Raf kinase inhibitor-like protein — translation MLNYNSRYKKLLAFMLCIIIALTFVNCKEKKLDRGETISPIKKEEGDTKMAIKITSTAFAEGEMIPKKYSCDGEGVSPVLKWENIPEDAKSLVLISDDPDAPAGTWVHWVVYDMSPNINELPEDIPPVELLEDIEGLNLAGKQGINSAHKIGYYPPCPPSGTHRYFFKVYALDTMLNLKSGASKKEIVRAMEGHITAQGQLMGKYKR, via the coding sequence ATGTTAAACTATAATTCAAGATATAAAAAGCTATTAGCTTTTATGCTTTGCATAATTATCGCATTAACATTTGTAAATTGCAAGGAAAAAAAGTTAGATAGAGGAGAAACTATCTCTCCAATCAAAAAAGAAGAAGGAGACACGAAGATGGCAATAAAAATAACAAGTACTGCATTTGCAGAGGGTGAGATGATTCCAAAGAAATATAGTTGCGATGGAGAAGGAGTCTCACCAGTCTTAAAATGGGAAAATATTCCAGAAGATGCAAAGAGTCTGGTGCTTATAAGTGATGACCCGGATGCCCCTGCTGGAACCTGGGTACACTGGGTTGTTTATGATATGTCCCCAAACATCAACGAATTACCTGAAGACATACCACCCGTAGAGTTATTAGAAGATATTGAAGGACTCAATCTTGCTGGTAAACAAGGCATTAATAGTGCACACAAAATAGGCTACTACCCACCCTGTCCCCCTTCCGGAACACATCGCTACTTTTTCAAAGTTTATGCATTGGATACAATGTTGAATCTGAAATCTGGAGCATCAAAAAAAGAGATTGTAAGAGCAATGGAAGGTCATATTACAGCTCAAGGACAATTGATGGGAAAATATAAAAGATAA